ggGGTTCCGGCGGCGGTGGAGGCgggggtggggctgggggagcccccCGACCCTTGGGGCTGCCCTCCTTGCTGCgccggccggggctgcgggcgctgcgggggcCGCGGGGGCCCGGCGGGGtcggcggcggccgcggcgtCGTCGTGGTGGCGGTGGCGCTCGCCGCCATTGTCACCGGTTCCACCACCACCGTCTCCCTCGTCTTCCTCTTCTTGATGGGCAGCACGGTTTCCTGCACGGCCGGGGGAGTCGCCGCCTTCTTGTCGGGGCCGCccggcccccccggccccgcggcccccgCCGGTTTGCGCCCGCGTTTCTTGGGCACGGCCGGACTGTCCGGCTCGGCCCGGCGCTTGCGGCCGGGCcgccgcggggccggcggggcggcggggcccggctgCCCGGGGGCGAACGGCATCTTGACCAGCAGCTTCCCCGGGGGCTTCTCCAGCGCCCGTTTGGCCGCAGAGCCGCCCTCGGACACGGCCGCGGCCGCCTTGGGCCGggagccgccgctgccgccgccgctgcccttGGGCCTCCCGCGGCCGCGGCCGGTGCCGGGGCCTTTGGGCGATTTGGGCTTCTTGGGCGGGCGCTGCTCGCGGCGGGAGGGGCTGCCCCGGCCGGTCACCGTGAAGTCGAAATCGTTGGGGTCCAGCGAGGTGTCCCCCACCTTCTCGAAGTAGGCGATCAGCTCCACCTTGGAGCGGAAGGCTTTTCCCTGCGGGCTGCGGACGGAGAGCGGACGGTCAGCGAGCGGCGGTCAGCCAGAGTGACCACACCCCACCCTGACCCCACCGAGCCTCACTTGATCAGGTAGACGTCGTACTTGCCGGCCGAGCGGCCGGACTTGCGCTGCTTCAGCTTGCGCGTCCAGCCCTCGGGCAGCGTGGGGTCGTCGTACATGGGCCCGCGGTCGCGGATGATGGAGCGCCGCTGTTTCGGCGACGCCGAAGCTTCCGGTGCCGCCGGCGCCGCCCCGGCGCCCTCCGAGCTCTCGGCCTTGCCGGCCTCGGCGGGTTCGGCCGCGGGCTGCGCCGGCTCCGGCTCCTTGCCGGACTTTTTGGGCTTCTTGGCCTTGGGCGGCCGCTGCAGGTTCTCCTCGGATTTCTCCTCCCTGTGGGGACACGCAGTGGTCagtggggggtgggggggaagggTCAGTGGAGGATGCACGGACGGGATGGAGGTGGGGGTGTGGAGCCAGAGGTGGCTGGATGTGGAATGGGTCAGTGctggacacacggacagggtTCTGGGGGTgcctggacacagcactggtCAGTGCTGGAAACatggacagggcttggagggtgactggacacagcactggtCAGTGctggacacacggacagggcttggagggtgactg
This sequence is a window from Oenanthe melanoleuca isolate GR-GAL-2019-014 chromosome 25, OMel1.0, whole genome shotgun sequence. Protein-coding genes within it:
- the MECP2 gene encoding methyl-CpG-binding protein 2, which encodes MYDDPTLPEGWTRKLKQRKSGRSAGKYDVYLINPQGKAFRSKVELIAYFEKVGDTSLDPNDFDFTVTGRGSPSRREQRPPKKPKSPKGPGTGRGRGRPKGSGGGSGGSRPKAAAAVSEGGSAAKRALEKPPGKLLVKMPFAPGQPGPAAPPAPRRPGRKRRAEPDSPAVPKKRGRKPAGAAGPGGPGGPDKKAATPPAVQETVLPIKKRKTRETVVVEPVTMAASATATTTTPRPPPTPPGPRGPRSARSPGRRSKEGSPKGRGAPPAPPPPPPPPEPPQSDPKDSASPPPPPPPPPPPPPPPQDLSGCSEQRGGPAAPDGCTKEPPKTQPPPPPLPPSPPYKHRGEPEHKDSASSSSTSSSSSSSSSSSSSAPPPPPPPPSVAVPRPPAREEPVDTRTPVPERVS